TGCCCTGGTGGGGTTCAGCCTGGCCGCCCTGTCCGTACTGGTGGGAGCGTTCCTGAACCCCTCCCTGCGGCGTCGCGTTCTGGGGCTGGGTTTCCGGGCCTACCGTTGGATCGGCCGACGGCTGCGGATCCCTCCCCTTTCCGATCGGATGCAGGAGGAGACCCTCCGCCGCTTCGACCGGACCGCCCGGTGGGTCCGCGCCCACCCCGGGGGCGTCCTGGGGGCGTTCGTGTGGGTGGCCGGGGAGTGGGGGGCCGCGCTCGGGTGCTTGGCGTTCAGCTTCTGCGCGGTGGGCCGGCCGGTGGCGGCCTCGCCGCTGCTGGCCGGGTACGCCATCGGCATCTTCGCGGGAGCGGCCGCGTTCACCCCCGGCGGGATCGGGTTCGTGGAGGGCGGGATGACGGCGGTGTTCGTGTCGATGGGCGTCCCCCTGGAGACCGCCCTGGCCGCGGTCCTGGTCTACCGGTTCGTCTACTACGTGCTCCCCTTGGCCCTGGCCCTTGCGTGGCTCGGCCCGGCCACCGTGCGTCGCCTGGCCCGGGTGGCCCGGGGCCATACCTGAGGTCCTGCGGAGGAACGATGAGCGCGTCGCCCCGTGCCCCTTCGGCCTGGCGCCAGCTTCGGACCGTGTTCGACATCAGCCACGACGGGCTGTGGATCATCGACGGCCAGGGCGTCATCGTGAACCTGAACCGGGCCGCCGAGCGGCTCAACGGGGTTGCGGCCGCCGAGGTGATCGGCCGGAACATCGACGACCTCGTGGCCCAGGGGGTCATCGACGCCTCGGTGACCCGGGCCGTTCTGACCTCGGGCGAAACCGTCAGCATGGTGCAGACCGCCCGACGTACGGGCCGCCAGCTCATCGTCACGGGGACCCCTTCCCTCGGGCCCGACGGAACGGTGGAGTACGTGGTGGTCAACGACCGTGACGTGACCGAAACCAGCGAACTCAGCCGTCAACTCGACGAGCTCCGCCGGGCCAACGAGCGGCTCAGGGAAGAGATGGCTGCCCTGAGCCTGAAGGACACCGCGGAAA
This is a stretch of genomic DNA from Deferrisoma camini S3R1. It encodes these proteins:
- a CDS encoding lysylphosphatidylglycerol synthase transmembrane domain-containing protein, with amino-acid sequence MVRRAAASLLVLGILLWVVLFFLGDLERVGLHLSSLRPLPLALAVGATVLSYLCGGFSLAALLQALGIRLPLGRTLRVAFFATALNYLVSFGGIGGVGLRLALFHREGLHPSDNALVSLLHTALMNAVLLMFVAVGFGVPVATGELPWRRAVSHLALVGFSLAALSVLVGAFLNPSLRRRVLGLGFRAYRWIGRRLRIPPLSDRMQEETLRRFDRTARWVRAHPGGVLGAFVWVAGEWGAALGCLAFSFCAVGRPVAASPLLAGYAIGIFAGAAAFTPGGIGFVEGGMTAVFVSMGVPLETALAAVLVYRFVYYVLPLALALAWLGPATVRRLARVARGHT